Proteins from a genomic interval of Pseudomonas anuradhapurensis:
- a CDS encoding tryptophan synthase subunit beta produces the protein MFYVQRDAAGQLRRVEAAAFDEFTEMLPADHADIQAWFADDIVENSLNQLKQSDLDMIRVLEDLIDVLTAKGVFKITDLPPGAQAKLLNRSTARKALSSLNNLIEEEEQGGLI, from the coding sequence ATGTTCTATGTGCAACGCGATGCTGCCGGCCAGTTGCGGCGGGTAGAGGCAGCCGCTTTCGACGAGTTCACAGAAATGCTCCCTGCCGACCATGCCGATATCCAGGCCTGGTTCGCCGACGACATTGTGGAAAACAGCCTCAACCAGCTCAAGCAAAGCGACCTCGACATGATCCGGGTGCTCGAGGACCTGATCGACGTGCTGACTGCCAAGGGGGTCTTCAAGATCACCGACCTGCCTCCCGGGGCGCAGGCCAAGCTGCTTAATCGCTCCACGGCGCGCAAGGCGCTCAGCAGCCTGAACAACCTTATCGAAGAAGAAGAGCAGGGCGGCCTGATCTGA